Proteins co-encoded in one Meiothermus sp. genomic window:
- the lysS gene encoding lysine--tRNA ligase, with protein sequence MPEYSEQTQQRLANLEALAEAGFERFPYRFPKTHDAAQILAAHAGAAPQQEWPEEEVRVAGRLMTFRHMGKASFAHLQDQSGRIQLYLARDITEHYDLIKKLDIGDILGVEGTVFTTKTGEITIKVKKFTPLVKSLHPLPDKWHGIRDVETRYRQRYLDLIQNPEVREVFRIRSRMVRYIRDFFDQRGFLEVEGPTLQAIAGGTEAKPFKTFHNALDHEFNLRIALELHLKRLLVGGFEKVFEIGRNYRNEGISVKHNPEFTMLEAYWAYADYNDMMALVEDLLSGLVQHLFGTTQVRYGEHQIDFAKPFRRIDFIGTLKERAGLDFDPTDLERLRTWADQKHPELRSVPSYKLLDKLFGHYVEHTLIQPTFVVDVPLAISPLVKRHRDPSKANLTERADLFVAGFEISPIYSELNDALDQRARFQEQAKRREAGDDEEPEIDEDFLLALEYGMPPAAGMGLGIDRLAMVLTNQESIRDVILFPLLKPRKETPDPSESTDQD encoded by the coding sequence ATGCCTGAATACAGCGAACAAACTCAACAACGTCTAGCCAACCTCGAGGCCCTCGCAGAAGCCGGCTTCGAGCGCTTTCCCTACCGCTTCCCCAAGACCCACGACGCCGCCCAGATTCTGGCCGCCCACGCCGGGGCCGCCCCCCAGCAGGAGTGGCCCGAGGAAGAGGTGCGCGTAGCCGGCCGCCTGATGACCTTCCGCCACATGGGCAAGGCCAGCTTTGCTCACCTGCAAGACCAGAGCGGGCGCATTCAGCTCTACCTGGCCCGCGACATTACCGAGCACTACGACCTGATTAAAAAGCTCGACATCGGCGATATTTTAGGGGTCGAGGGAACGGTTTTTACCACCAAAACCGGCGAAATTACCATCAAGGTAAAGAAATTTACCCCCCTGGTCAAGTCGTTGCACCCCCTGCCCGACAAGTGGCACGGCATCCGCGACGTGGAAACCCGCTACCGCCAGCGCTACCTCGACCTGATCCAGAACCCCGAGGTGCGGGAGGTGTTTCGCATTCGCAGCCGTATGGTGCGCTACATCCGCGATTTCTTCGACCAGCGGGGCTTTTTGGAGGTTGAAGGCCCTACCCTGCAGGCCATCGCCGGCGGCACCGAGGCCAAGCCCTTCAAAACCTTCCACAACGCGCTCGATCACGAGTTCAACCTGCGCATTGCCCTCGAGCTGCACCTCAAGCGCCTGCTGGTAGGGGGATTCGAGAAAGTCTTCGAGATCGGCCGCAACTACCGCAACGAGGGCATCTCGGTCAAGCACAACCCCGAGTTCACCATGCTGGAAGCCTACTGGGCCTATGCCGACTACAACGACATGATGGCCCTGGTCGAAGACCTGCTCTCGGGCCTGGTGCAGCACCTTTTTGGAACCACCCAGGTGCGCTACGGTGAGCACCAGATCGATTTTGCCAAGCCCTTCCGCCGCATCGATTTTATAGGTACGCTGAAGGAACGAGCCGGCCTCGACTTCGACCCCACCGACCTCGAGCGCCTCCGTACCTGGGCCGATCAAAAGCACCCCGAGCTGCGCAGCGTACCCAGCTATAAGCTGCTGGACAAACTGTTTGGGCACTACGTGGAGCACACCCTGATTCAGCCCACCTTTGTGGTGGATGTGCCCCTCGCCATCAGCCCCCTGGTCAAGCGCCACCGCGACCCCAGCAAGGCCAACCTCACCGAGCGCGCCGACCTGTTTGTGGCGGGCTTCGAGATCTCCCCTATTTACTCCGAACTCAACGACGCCCTCGACCAGCGCGCCCGTTTCCAGGAACAGGCCAAGCGCCGTGAAGCTGGCGACGACGAAGAGCCGGAAATTGACGAAGACTTTTTGCTGGCCCTCGAGTACGGCATGCCCCCCGCCGCCGGGATGGGCCTGGGCATAGACCGACTAGCGATGGTGCTTACCAATCAGGAGAGCATCCGCGATGTGATCCTGTTCCCCCTGCTCAAGCCGCGCAAAGAAACCCCCGACCCCAGCGAGTCCACAGACCAGGACTAA
- a CDS encoding MarR family winged helix-turn-helix transcriptional regulator has translation MNFLLDETLDELWRLSTHLVWQLRLDQQRAFEGLGVSPMQAFALMCIAEGIDQPSSLAFVMDASPPGVSQLLAGLEERGLVRRELDASDKRKVRILLTESGKDFLGQMRKHWREVSRERFGRLSPEELSMLAQSYRKLVDFSPKASWEQVVEP, from the coding sequence ATGAATTTTTTACTAGACGAAACGCTGGACGAGCTGTGGCGGCTGTCCACCCATCTGGTGTGGCAGTTGCGGCTCGACCAGCAAAGGGCCTTTGAGGGACTGGGGGTCTCGCCGATGCAAGCTTTCGCTCTGATGTGCATCGCAGAAGGCATTGACCAGCCCTCGAGCCTGGCCTTTGTGATGGATGCCTCGCCGCCGGGGGTGTCGCAGCTTTTAGCGGGCCTCGAGGAGCGCGGTTTGGTGCGGCGCGAGCTTGACGCCAGTGATAAGCGCAAGGTGCGCATTCTGCTGACCGAATCGGGGAAAGATTTTCTGGGGCAGATGCGTAAGCACTGGCGGGAGGTCTCGCGCGAACGGTTTGGGCGTCTGAGCCCCGAAGAGTTATCCATGCTTGCCCAGAGCTACCGCAAGCTGGTTGATTTCAGTCCCAAAGCATCTTGGGAACAGGTGGTGGAACCATGA
- a CDS encoding GreA/GreB family elongation factor, with protein MAREVKLTKSGYERLVAELEQERARLQDATRILQELMESSDDYDDSGLEDAKREKARIEARIDSLTDTLSRAEIIEEEGTKASVVTLGAVVSLKSKEGDHMEVQVVAPAEASVLERPMKISDESPMGKALLGQKVGAKVLLETPKGKKEFKIESIRH; from the coding sequence ATGGCACGTGAAGTCAAGTTGACAAAATCGGGATATGAGCGATTGGTAGCCGAGCTCGAGCAAGAGCGAGCTCGGCTTCAGGATGCCACACGCATTTTGCAGGAACTCATGGAATCTTCCGACGACTACGACGATTCTGGTCTGGAAGATGCCAAACGAGAAAAGGCTCGTATCGAGGCCCGTATCGACTCGCTAACCGACACCCTCTCCCGTGCAGAGATCATAGAGGAAGAGGGCACCAAGGCGAGTGTGGTAACGCTGGGGGCCGTGGTCAGCCTGAAGTCCAAGGAGGGTGACCACATGGAGGTACAGGTGGTGGCCCCCGCCGAGGCCAGCGTACTCGAGCGCCCCATGAAAATCTCCGATGAAAGCCCCATGGGTAAGGCCCTGCTGGGGCAGAAAGTGGGGGCCAAGGTACTGCTCGAAACCCCCAAGGGCAAAAAAGAGTTCAAGATAGAGTCCATACGACACTAA
- a CDS encoding tetratricopeptide repeat protein — protein sequence MRDLELLRVNLEALVEQGRADLALQLLQNASEQHQTYYQTERFLHLLEGVPEPLQQELTFQRIYLQTLARARKPKDVLAWFESNTSTDGLHLYQAWALLQFNQNQQALEVLQSLCEASVPDKGLYYRCLGMAMGRLKQAGWQKCFEQARAHLQGNALGRMLLDYGWHFYASGQHTQAHAIWAEALIYLENDPYYLAWTHSNIGYLLLKNEPGKAERHFLEALRISQKKAARGFRSRALLGLGIVRRMFAELQRALQAYQEAYKAKGDTDDTQLALWGWGHTLRLMGQVEEGLAKLLQAHRINPEVRWLELDIAAAYLMLGHLEYLEQNLPYLRTIPLRDRDKIVLGILEAEWLRRKGDLAQAKARLASVETNNLWFREELSCFPLLASAIQGTEPSLRASYRVEVNPYGRLQVRVNSRPVLLPAVSKAGELLVFLLIKGGSASLEVLLDQIATPGKNPRKALWEVVNSLRMALGWKDSVRSTGRMYTLDPESEWVFPTEPPLDHQGQMLEFMPGYYSNWIEEYRQQWNVI from the coding sequence GTGAGGGATCTGGAGCTGTTGAGGGTAAACTTAGAGGCTCTGGTCGAGCAGGGCCGGGCCGACCTGGCCCTACAACTGCTGCAAAATGCCAGCGAGCAGCACCAAACCTATTATCAAACCGAAAGGTTTTTGCACCTGCTGGAGGGGGTGCCGGAACCCTTACAGCAAGAGCTGACCTTTCAGCGCATCTACCTGCAAACCCTGGCTCGAGCCCGAAAGCCAAAGGATGTTCTGGCCTGGTTCGAGTCCAATACCTCTACCGATGGCCTGCACCTTTATCAGGCCTGGGCCCTTCTTCAGTTCAACCAGAACCAACAGGCCTTGGAGGTGCTTCAAAGCCTCTGCGAGGCTTCTGTGCCCGATAAGGGCCTTTACTACCGCTGCCTGGGTATGGCCATGGGCCGGCTTAAGCAGGCCGGATGGCAAAAATGCTTTGAGCAGGCCCGCGCACATCTGCAGGGCAACGCCCTGGGACGCATGCTGCTGGATTATGGCTGGCACTTTTACGCCAGCGGTCAGCATACCCAAGCCCATGCAATCTGGGCCGAAGCCCTTATCTATCTTGAAAACGACCCTTATTATCTGGCCTGGACGCACAGCAACATCGGCTACCTTTTGCTCAAAAATGAGCCAGGCAAGGCCGAGCGACATTTTTTAGAGGCGCTCCGTATAAGCCAGAAAAAAGCGGCCCGCGGCTTCCGCAGCCGGGCTTTGCTGGGGCTGGGGATTGTGCGGCGCATGTTCGCCGAATTGCAGCGGGCCTTGCAAGCCTACCAGGAGGCCTACAAGGCCAAGGGCGATACCGACGACACCCAACTGGCCCTGTGGGGCTGGGGTCACACCTTGCGTCTTATGGGCCAGGTTGAGGAGGGGCTGGCTAAGCTGTTGCAGGCTCACCGGATCAACCCCGAGGTGCGCTGGCTCGAGCTGGACATCGCTGCGGCCTACCTAATGCTGGGCCACCTCGAGTACCTCGAGCAGAACCTGCCCTACCTTCGCACCATTCCCCTGCGGGATCGGGATAAAATTGTACTGGGCATCCTCGAGGCCGAGTGGCTGCGGCGTAAGGGCGACCTGGCCCAGGCCAAAGCCCGGCTGGCCTCTGTGGAAACCAACAACCTCTGGTTCAGAGAAGAGCTGAGCTGTTTTCCCCTGCTGGCATCGGCTATCCAGGGTACGGAACCCAGTTTGCGCGCGAGCTACCGGGTAGAGGTGAACCCCTATGGGCGTTTGCAGGTTCGGGTCAATAGCCGGCCTGTGCTACTTCCAGCCGTTAGCAAGGCCGGAGAGTTGCTGGTGTTTTTGTTGATAAAGGGGGGTTCGGCCAGCCTCGAGGTTTTGTTGGATCAGATTGCCACCCCCGGCAAGAACCCCCGTAAAGCCTTGTGGGAAGTGGTCAATTCCCTGCGGATGGCCCTGGGCTGGAAGGACAGCGTGCGCAGCACTGGGAGGATGTACACCCTCGACCCCGAAAGCGAGTGGGTCTTCCCAACCGAGCCTCCCCTCGACCACCAGGGGCAGATGCTCGAGTTCATGCCGGGTTATTACAGCAACTGGATCGAAGAATACCGGCAGCAGTGGAACGTTATCTAA